In the Alphaproteobacteria bacterium genome, GAATCACGCCAACGGAAACACGTAAACAGCGTTAACCTGAGTTCGGGGCCCTGGCGCGGGCCCGTCGCGGCGTGCGCCGGATGACTCGCCGCCGCCGGAAAAATATTGCGGCGATTAACATCGCTTAACATTTGTTAACATCACGCCGCGCTTTCGCCGCGTTACCCGCCGGGCAGGGTGACGCGCGCGGTCAGGGTGTCCGGCGGGAAGGGCAACGGGTCCCGCACCGACGGAAAAGTTTCAAATGATCGGCTTTTGTTGGCTTTTATTGGCAATCCGGGGGCCATGCCGGGCGGCATTTCCCGCGCGCGGGCGGCATCCGGCGCGGGCGGACGGGCCGGGGATGGCGCGGCGGGCATGGCCGGGGCTCCGCCGAACGCCGTGACCTCCGGCGGCAGGCTCGCCTCCAGCGCCGCCAGCATCGCGTCGATATCCGGTGTTGCAGCAGCGGGTGCCGGGCGGGCCGCCTTCCGCCACGCCGGGATTGTCTCGGAGACCTTCAGCTGCATCGCCACGGCGCGCAGCGCGGTGTTCAACTGATTCTGCTCCAGCGCCAGCTCGTAGATGGATTGCAGCCGCGCCAGCACCGCGTTGGAATCCGCCACCTGCCGGGCCGCGATCCGCGCCTGGATAGCCGGCCGCGCCAGCAACCGGCAGGCCTGCCCCGCCGCATTATCCGCTTCGTACCCCGCCGCGATGGCGGCGGCGCTGCCGACCGGCCGGCGGACATATTCCCGGCAGAACAATTCATGCCGCTCATTCGGCCTGCTCATATTCCCGATCTCCGTTAAAAAGAGAAAACAGGAATTATATACTAATAAGGGTAATTAGTCAATATCGCTTAAATACGAATAAATTCTTATTTTGCTTGACTATGCCTAATTTTTTCTCTAGATTGCAATAATCAGCCGGCGTAATGGGCCTCTGGCGATTATTGGCCGGGCTATTGTCGCGCGTCAGCGGCGCCGCCGGGCTGAATTTCAGAAAAATCCAAAATCATCAACGCCGCACGGCTGCGTCCTTCGGGATTCGGCCGTCGCGGCGTATTTTTTATGGAGAACGCCTGACATGTCGAAACGAATCCGACCGGCGGCCGAAATCCGCCGCCGCAACCGCCTTGAATCCCAAACCGCAAATCGCGGTGATGTCGAAAAGAACCCGAAGCGCCCGCGCCAACCCCCCGTCTCCCTTCCGGAGGGAGAAGATTTCGACGCCGGCGACACACTTCTGCGCCAGGCCGGTTACGAATACACGCCCGACCCGATGGGCCGTCTCGACCGCGGCGTCTGGACCGGCCGCGACGGCCGGCCGCTGACGTCGGTCGCGCGCGACCGCATCCTGCAGGCCGGAAGACGCGCGAACCGCCCGGATCGCGGGCGGGCGACGATCCCATTCAGCGATCTGTCGCCCGAGGACCGGGAAATACTGGATGACCGCCCCGGTACACGCCGCCCGGAAGAGGAAACGGACGTCGCCGTCGCGCCGCTGGCCATTCCGGCAGCTGCCCTCCTTACACGATTTTTGCCGCCTGCAATCGCTGCCTATCGCGCGTTGCAATTGTTGCCGCCACCTGCAGGCAAGGTCCCGGGTCTACCGGAAACCCGCGACGGCGCGCCAAGGGATGCGCTGTCACCGCGCGTCATGACCGATCCGCTACCGCCGACGCCGCCCTTCCCGAGCGATCCGCCCGAAGGTCTGGACGGCGGGAGATATGAGACACCGGCCGACAAGGTAGAGGGCAGCGTCCTGGTCACTCCGATCCCGCCGGGGCTACGTCCGGAAGACACCGTGACCATTTTCCCCGATCAGTCCGATCTGTTTGTCAGAAATTTCTATGAAAGCCGTCGAGGGAGCGCCGAAACTCAATTGGGCGAGGTAGATTTGCGCGAGGAAATCGATGATGCCGTCATCGAATTGGAGATGGGGGAGGACATTAAGCATTGGGCAGGGGCGAAAGATAGCAAGGGCAACCAGATGCCGCAGAATTACATGAAACCGAGGGACCGCGGCAGGGTTGGAGGTTCCTACCCCGATCTCGCGTATGAGAGCAAAAAAACCGGTCGAAAATTATACATCAACACTGTCGATACCCGGGCAGACGGCTCTCCGACCATACGCGAAGACGGCGGTGCAGTACGCATAACGATTAATGGTGAAACCGGCGATCTTCTCGTGACTGTGCCAAAGGCACCGCCCGGGAAAAGAATCGACCGAAAAGCATTTCGCAAATTTATCATTCCCATCTTAAAGGAACTTAACGAACCCAAACCCGACGTCGATCTACGTGAATACAATGCGAAGAATAAAATCTGGTACAGATTTGACCCCAAGAAGCACAATTAGCTGACTGACTAATTATTGCATAAGTTTCCGTTTTGTTCTAACATTGTTGCATGATACGTGGA is a window encoding:
- a CDS encoding terminase small subunit, whose product is MSRPNERHELFCREYVRRPVGSAAAIAAGYEADNAAGQACRLLARPAIQARIAARQVADSNAVLARLQSIYELALEQNQLNTALRAVAMQLKVSETIPAWRKAARPAPAAATPDIDAMLAALEASLPPEVTAFGGAPAMPAAPSPARPPAPDAARAREMPPGMAPGLPIKANKSRSFETFPSVRDPLPFPPDTLTARVTLPGG